A section of the Hippea jasoniae genome encodes:
- a CDS encoding polysaccharide lyase family 7 protein, translating to MIFVIIAMRAYYPPYSSRKFNPILKISKLQAPTSKYNPIYSSKYGDFRGYASKHFHLNSNGNLVFYMCGKHQRSELRFKYQWIVNTKKENALKAQIKILPLNSKEFTFIQIHSTKTINKPLLRIAFCKKLRKKINHIWAIIRLSPTKHSKYIKIDLGRTPKDFFTIKVTVKNSKLTIYLNHKKFYIYVSSWKNIENYFKAGVYLQSDGCAKAIFKMLKVKYINKHNKSFD from the coding sequence ATGATATTTGTAATTATAGCCATGCGGGCATACTATCCGCCATATAGTTCACGCAAGTTTAATCCGATATTAAAAATTTCAAAACTTCAAGCACCAACAAGCAAATACAATCCAATCTATTCTAGTAAATATGGTGATTTTAGAGGTTATGCAAGTAAGCACTTTCATTTAAATAGCAATGGAAACCTCGTATTCTACATGTGCGGGAAACACCAAAGAAGCGAACTTCGTTTTAAATACCAATGGATAGTAAACACAAAAAAAGAGAATGCACTAAAAGCCCAGATTAAAATTTTGCCACTAAACTCAAAAGAGTTTACATTTATCCAGATTCATTCAACCAAAACAATTAATAAACCACTTTTAAGAATAGCCTTCTGTAAAAAACTAAGAAAAAAAATAAACCACATATGGGCAATAATCAGACTTTCACCAACAAAACACAGCAAATACATTAAAATAGATTTAGGCAGAACACCAAAAGACTTTTTTACAATTAAAGTAACGGTTAAAAACAGCAAACTAACAATATATCTCAATCATAAGAAATTCTATATCTATGTAAGTAGCTGGAAAAACATAGAAAACTACTTTAAAGCAGGTGTATATTTGCAAAGCGATGGCTGCGCAAAAGCGATTTTTAAAATGTTAAAGGTAAAATATATTAATAAGCATAATAAATCTTTTGACTAA